One stretch of Euphorbia lathyris chromosome 7, ddEupLath1.1, whole genome shotgun sequence DNA includes these proteins:
- the LOC136234925 gene encoding defensin Ec-AMP-D2-like, translating into MERPMRLFSALFLLFLFLAAVMGPNVAEARTCESQSHRFKGSCVSKSNCASVCQTEGFRGGHCRGFRRRCFCTTHC; encoded by the exons atggaGCGTCCCATGCGTCTCTTTTCGGCTCTTTTTCTCCTCTTCCTCTTTCTCGCCGCAG TGATGGGGCCAAATGTTGCAGAGGCCAGGACCTGTGAGTCTCAGAGCCACCGGTTCAAGGGCTCATGTGTTAGCAAAAGCAATTGTGCTTCCGTTTGCCAGACGGAGGGCTTCCGCGGAGGCCATTGCCGAGGCTTCCGCCGTCGATGTTTCTGCACTACTCATTGTTAA